A single window of Achromobacter xylosoxidans DNA harbors:
- a CDS encoding AraC family transcriptional regulator yields MRNTHIDLHDRLDREVVAIGNDYPPGHLLPAHTHRRAQLLYGATGVMHVATRDGNWVVPPQRAVWIPAGLTHQVRMQDVSTRSAYIEPGAARAASTACEVVEVSPLLRQLLLAAVDMPARYDVAGRDGALAALLLHEVARAPVLPLHIPLPRDKRLAPLCRAFIAAPDVRQSPEAWAERLHMSPRTFSRHFRQQTGMAFSAWRQRACVVLALARLAAGTPVTAIALDFGYQSPAAFSTMFRRVLGRPPTGYLQQPE; encoded by the coding sequence ATGCGCAACACTCACATCGACCTGCACGACCGCCTGGACCGCGAGGTGGTCGCCATCGGCAACGACTATCCGCCCGGCCATCTGCTGCCGGCGCACACGCATCGCCGCGCCCAGCTGCTGTACGGCGCCACCGGCGTCATGCACGTGGCCACGCGCGACGGCAACTGGGTGGTGCCGCCGCAGCGCGCCGTCTGGATTCCCGCCGGGCTGACGCACCAGGTGCGGATGCAGGACGTCAGCACCCGCAGCGCCTACATCGAGCCGGGCGCGGCGCGTGCCGCCAGCACGGCCTGCGAAGTGGTGGAAGTGTCGCCGCTGCTGCGCCAGCTGCTGCTGGCCGCGGTGGACATGCCGGCGCGCTACGACGTGGCCGGCCGCGACGGCGCGCTGGCGGCGCTGCTGCTGCACGAAGTGGCGCGCGCGCCGGTGCTGCCGCTGCACATCCCGCTGCCGCGCGACAAGCGCCTGGCGCCGCTGTGCCGCGCCTTCATCGCCGCGCCCGACGTGCGCCAGTCGCCCGAGGCCTGGGCCGAGCGCCTGCACATGAGCCCGCGCACCTTCAGCCGCCACTTCCGCCAGCAGACCGGCATGGCGTTCTCGGCCTGGCGCCAGCGCGCCTGCGTGGTGCTGGCGCTGGCGCGGCTGGCGGCGGGCACGCCGGTGACGGCCATCGCGCTGGATTTCGGCTACCAGAGCCCGGCGGCATTCTCGACCATGTTCCGGCGCGTGCTGGGCCGTCCGCCCACCGGCTACCTGCAACAGCCCGAGTGA
- a CDS encoding DUF1428 domain-containing protein — MEQYIDGYLLSVPKANLEAYRKMADLAGSIWLENGALEYRECVADDIDGEGFGSFSAAASAREGETVVFSWIVFTSKAERDRINAKVMADPRLNSVSCEGVFDFKRMCWGGFTTLVGKSARAQ; from the coding sequence ATGGAACAGTACATAGACGGTTACCTGTTGAGCGTCCCCAAGGCCAACCTCGAGGCCTACCGCAAGATGGCCGATCTGGCCGGCTCGATCTGGCTGGAGAACGGCGCGCTGGAATATCGCGAATGCGTGGCGGACGACATCGACGGCGAAGGCTTCGGCTCGTTCAGCGCCGCGGCCAGCGCGCGCGAAGGCGAGACGGTGGTGTTCTCGTGGATCGTGTTCACCAGCAAGGCCGAGCGCGACCGCATCAACGCCAAGGTCATGGCCGACCCGCGCCTGAACAGCGTGTCGTGCGAAGGCGTGTTCGACTTCAAACGCATGTGCTGGGGCGGATTCACCACGCTGGTCGGCAAATCGGCCCGCGCCCAGTAA
- a CDS encoding aromatic ring-hydroxylating oxygenase subunit alpha, translating into MKHATQVETLRKMFKLREVDRDEDMLGRVVQVPASVYMDNAVLERELETAFRDYPLVVGASTQVREPGSYLLSPWDRLPFVVVRDKGGALRAFLNVCRHRGARLVSGNEKELKFFTCPFHGWVYGLDGELKGVTKPYNFPDLDCGKHKLVELAVTERSGLVWLHPTPGATIDLDASLGADMSEEIAGFKLDELSLHSRKVSTLNANWKLLLKTYLERYHVPILHKNTIGPVFEKGVIAHFEHGLHIRIAAAKTNLMDAAAADPQSWRILDYASVFYTLFPNTFLINHANIVSLNSFYPIAPDKTIWTHDMLYREADYAGEEGQATLAQRFGNIDAVFHREDFGIVEGVQAGLHCGANPQHTLGLEEGLLGMFQHNIDRVTA; encoded by the coding sequence ATGAAACACGCGACGCAAGTAGAAACCCTGCGCAAGATGTTCAAGCTGCGCGAAGTGGACCGCGACGAGGACATGCTGGGCCGGGTGGTGCAAGTGCCGGCCAGCGTCTATATGGACAACGCCGTGCTGGAGCGCGAACTGGAAACGGCCTTCCGCGACTATCCCCTGGTGGTGGGCGCCTCGACCCAGGTGCGCGAGCCGGGCTCCTACCTGCTCAGCCCGTGGGACCGACTGCCGTTCGTGGTGGTGCGCGACAAGGGCGGCGCGCTGCGCGCCTTCCTCAACGTCTGCCGCCATCGCGGCGCGCGCCTGGTGTCGGGCAATGAGAAGGAACTGAAGTTCTTCACCTGTCCCTTCCATGGCTGGGTCTACGGCCTGGACGGCGAACTGAAGGGCGTGACCAAGCCCTATAACTTCCCCGACCTGGACTGCGGCAAGCACAAACTGGTGGAGCTGGCGGTGACCGAGCGCTCGGGGCTGGTCTGGCTGCATCCGACGCCGGGCGCGACCATCGACCTGGACGCCAGCCTGGGCGCCGACATGAGCGAGGAGATCGCCGGCTTCAAGCTCGACGAACTTTCCCTGCACAGCCGCAAGGTCAGCACCCTGAACGCCAACTGGAAGCTGCTGCTCAAGACTTACCTGGAGCGCTACCACGTGCCCATCCTGCACAAGAACACCATCGGCCCGGTGTTCGAGAAAGGGGTGATCGCGCACTTCGAACACGGCCTGCACATCCGCATCGCCGCGGCCAAGACCAACCTGATGGACGCGGCCGCCGCCGACCCGCAGTCGTGGCGCATCCTGGACTACGCATCGGTGTTCTACACGCTGTTCCCCAATACCTTCCTGATCAACCACGCCAACATCGTCTCGCTCAATTCCTTCTATCCGATCGCGCCCGACAAGACCATCTGGACCCACGACATGCTGTACCGCGAGGCCGATTACGCCGGCGAGGAAGGGCAGGCGACGCTGGCGCAGCGCTTCGGCAACATCGACGCGGTGTTCCATCGCGAGGACTTCGGCATCGTCGAGGGCGTGCAGGCCGGCCTGCACTGCGGCGCCAACCCGCAGCACACGCTGGGGCTCGAAGAGGGGCTGCTGGGCATGTTCCAGCACAACATCGACCGCGTGACCGCCTGA
- a CDS encoding LysE family translocator, with protein MTGIDWVFVLGTAAILLTPGPTNTLLAAAGLAQGFRRAAPLVGFELAGYLVGITAWGLFLASAQAVYPWIGIVVRVASSLYLAHVAVRIWCAAGEDVTTRKEPIGPYALFIATLLNPKGLVFASTLFPPHAFEHMPGYLAAMAQFICLLAPIAFLWIKFGAVLAGQRIGFINPERLQRTAALVIGVFSVSIVGSAVRLSLLPG; from the coding sequence ATGACCGGCATCGATTGGGTCTTCGTTTTGGGCACGGCCGCCATCCTGCTCACGCCCGGTCCGACCAACACCCTGCTGGCGGCCGCGGGGCTGGCGCAGGGGTTTCGCCGCGCCGCGCCGCTGGTGGGTTTCGAACTGGCCGGCTACCTGGTCGGCATCACGGCGTGGGGCCTGTTCCTGGCGTCGGCGCAGGCCGTTTATCCCTGGATAGGCATCGTGGTGCGCGTGGCCAGCAGCCTCTACCTGGCCCACGTCGCGGTCAGGATCTGGTGCGCGGCGGGCGAGGATGTGACGACGCGCAAAGAGCCCATCGGGCCCTACGCGCTGTTCATCGCCACGCTGCTCAACCCCAAGGGCCTGGTGTTCGCGTCGACCCTGTTCCCGCCGCATGCGTTCGAGCACATGCCGGGCTACCTGGCCGCGATGGCGCAGTTCATCTGCCTGCTGGCGCCGATCGCGTTCCTGTGGATCAAGTTCGGCGCCGTGCTCGCCGGGCAGCGCATCGGCTTCATCAACCCGGAACGATTGCAGCGTACCGCCGCGCTGGTAATCGGGGTATTCTCTGTATCGATTGTTGGGTCCGCCGTTCGCTTGTCTCTGCTACCAGGATGA
- a CDS encoding alpha/beta hydrolase has product MTTENKLSAVAAADTGAARKPRKKPFLASAIGAVFGFAGTVAPGATAKVVQKLLFTPTRLKPSEPGRSVLAQARAEPHEIDGQTVYYYVWGDSGPRVLLVHGWGGDAAQMTAYVEPLRQRGCQVVAIDMPAHGRSTGKQASVRHFEPCVAHAAQAYGPFHGVIAHSLGAAAVTFALSRGFTVERAVFLGPVSRYDSVWEYSRRMMNLPPKVMPLVLKRAQDWLGITFPEMEPARLAPSMTTPLLIVHDRADRESPYEDAAVLAQAWPGAELVATEKMGHTRALRDPALVAQVAAFAAQ; this is encoded by the coding sequence ATGACGACTGAAAACAAGCTCTCCGCCGTTGCCGCCGCCGACACGGGCGCCGCGCGCAAGCCTCGCAAGAAACCCTTCCTGGCCAGCGCCATCGGCGCCGTGTTCGGCTTTGCCGGCACCGTGGCGCCGGGCGCTACCGCCAAGGTGGTGCAGAAGCTGCTGTTCACGCCCACACGGCTCAAGCCCTCCGAGCCCGGACGCAGCGTGCTGGCGCAGGCGCGCGCCGAACCGCATGAGATCGACGGCCAGACCGTCTACTACTACGTCTGGGGCGACAGCGGCCCGCGCGTGCTGCTGGTGCATGGCTGGGGAGGCGACGCCGCGCAGATGACGGCCTACGTCGAACCCCTGCGCCAGCGCGGCTGCCAGGTCGTGGCCATCGACATGCCGGCCCATGGCCGCTCCACCGGCAAGCAGGCCTCGGTGCGCCACTTCGAACCCTGCGTGGCCCACGCCGCCCAGGCCTACGGACCGTTCCATGGCGTGATCGCGCATTCGCTGGGCGCGGCCGCCGTCACCTTTGCGCTGTCGCGTGGCTTTACCGTCGAGCGCGCGGTGTTCCTGGGGCCGGTCAGCCGCTACGACAGCGTCTGGGAATATTCGCGGCGCATGATGAACCTGCCGCCCAAGGTCATGCCGCTGGTGCTCAAGCGCGCCCAGGACTGGCTCGGCATCACCTTTCCCGAGATGGAGCCGGCGCGGCTGGCGCCGTCCATGACGACGCCGCTGCTGATCGTCCACGACCGTGCGGACCGCGAGAGCCCCTACGAGGATGCCGCCGTGCTGGCGCAGGCCTGGCCGGGCGCCGAACTGGTGGCCACCGAGAAGATGGGACACACCCGCGCGTTGCGCGATCCCGCGCTGGTGGCGCAGGTGGCGGCTTTCGCCGCGCAATAG
- a CDS encoding VOC family protein codes for MATPAKQAIPDGMHTLTPHIVCEGASDAIAFYRKAFDAQELARLPGPGGKVMHAAIRIGDSVVMLMDDFPEWGSLGPKALKGTPVTLHLYVEDVDAAIKQAVAAGAQVTMPAADMFWGDRYGQVVDPFGHRWSIATHKEDLTPEEIQANMAKMGPMEGCGDPARKPG; via the coding sequence ATGGCGACCCCCGCAAAGCAGGCGATTCCCGACGGCATGCACACTCTGACCCCGCACATCGTGTGCGAAGGCGCCTCGGACGCGATCGCGTTCTATCGCAAGGCCTTCGACGCGCAGGAACTGGCGCGCCTGCCCGGTCCAGGCGGCAAGGTGATGCACGCGGCCATCCGCATCGGCGATTCGGTGGTGATGCTGATGGACGATTTTCCCGAGTGGGGCAGCCTGGGACCCAAGGCGCTCAAGGGCACGCCGGTGACCCTGCACCTGTACGTGGAAGACGTCGACGCGGCAATCAAGCAGGCGGTGGCGGCGGGCGCGCAGGTCACCATGCCGGCGGCCGACATGTTCTGGGGCGACCGCTATGGCCAGGTGGTGGACCCGTTCGGCCACCGCTGGTCCATCGCCACCCACAAGGAAGACCTGACGCCCGAGGAGATCCAGGCGAACATGGCCAAGATGGGCCCGATGGAAGGCTGCGGCGATCCGGCCCGCAAGCCGGGTTGA
- a CDS encoding DUF1993 family protein translates to MSLSIYQASVPVFIRGLSVLATLLEKGAAHAAANGIDPAELVNARLAPDMYPLSGQVQRASDASKFAVQRLSQVESPRFPDEETTFEQLRQRVADTIAYLRSVPADKLDGAEDRRITLSFGEFKPEFQGDAYLLTFALPNFYFHITTAYDILRHAGVPIGKLDYLGPYPA, encoded by the coding sequence ATGTCCCTGTCCATTTACCAGGCCTCGGTGCCTGTCTTCATTCGCGGCCTGAGCGTCCTGGCCACATTGCTGGAAAAAGGCGCGGCGCACGCGGCCGCCAATGGCATCGATCCCGCCGAGCTGGTCAATGCCCGGTTGGCGCCGGACATGTATCCCTTGTCCGGCCAGGTGCAACGCGCCAGCGACGCGTCCAAGTTCGCCGTGCAGCGCCTGTCGCAGGTCGAGTCGCCGCGCTTTCCGGACGAGGAAACCACCTTCGAGCAGCTGCGGCAGCGCGTCGCCGACACGATTGCCTACCTGCGTTCGGTGCCGGCCGACAAGCTCGACGGCGCCGAAGACCGCAGGATCACGCTCAGCTTCGGCGAGTTCAAGCCCGAATTCCAGGGCGACGCCTACTTGCTGACGTTCGCGCTGCCGAATTTCTACTTTCACATCACCACCGCCTACGACATTCTGCGCCACGCCGGCGTGCCGATCGGCAAGCTGGACTACCTGGGCCCATACCCGGCCTGA
- a CDS encoding alpha/beta hydrolase family esterase: protein MARSLTHLFFNAAKKLSKIQRAALRIAAPRRARKRSAPARQAVVRSGAASPAAANLGGGRWEASRQFSDAHGRRLTFARYTPPAAPRQGMPLVVMLHGCRQTALAFARGSRMNQWADAGGFMVLYPQQSMTRQVQRCWRWFQPDSLHGGAEADLIAALIRAEVARHGLDPQRVYIAGLSAGAGMAALVALRHPALIAALAMHSGPVVGDAHSATAGLHTMRRGTLRPLLPLVQAVADPALFQLGMPTMILHGQMDPAVAPRNARQLFEQFRAVNGLAPDEPTVERVLGLGTEKAYRRVDLLRDRKVVLRLCEITRVEHGWSGGDASVRYHARSGPDASALAWRFFQGQRRVLVSS, encoded by the coding sequence ATGGCGCGCAGTCTGACCCATCTCTTTTTCAATGCCGCAAAGAAGCTGAGCAAGATCCAGCGCGCGGCCTTGCGCATTGCCGCGCCCCGGCGCGCCCGCAAGCGGTCCGCCCCGGCGCGCCAGGCCGTGGTCCGTTCCGGCGCGGCCAGCCCCGCGGCAGCCAATCTGGGCGGTGGCCGCTGGGAGGCCTCGCGGCAGTTTTCCGACGCCCATGGGCGGCGCCTCACGTTCGCCCGCTATACCCCGCCGGCCGCGCCGCGCCAGGGCATGCCGCTGGTGGTGATGCTGCATGGTTGCCGCCAGACCGCGCTGGCGTTCGCGCGCGGCTCGCGCATGAATCAATGGGCCGACGCGGGCGGCTTCATGGTGCTGTATCCGCAGCAGTCGATGACGCGGCAGGTGCAGCGCTGCTGGCGCTGGTTCCAGCCCGATTCCCTGCATGGCGGCGCCGAGGCCGACCTGATCGCCGCCTTGATCCGGGCCGAGGTGGCGCGCCATGGCCTGGATCCGCAACGTGTCTACATCGCCGGCCTGTCGGCGGGCGCCGGCATGGCGGCGCTGGTGGCGCTGCGCCACCCCGCGCTGATCGCCGCGCTGGCCATGCATTCCGGGCCGGTGGTGGGAGACGCGCACAGCGCCACGGCCGGGCTGCACACGATGCGCCGCGGCACGCTCAGGCCGCTGCTGCCGCTGGTGCAGGCCGTGGCCGACCCGGCGCTGTTCCAGCTGGGCATGCCGACCATGATCCTGCACGGGCAGATGGATCCGGCGGTGGCGCCGCGCAACGCCCGGCAGTTGTTCGAGCAGTTCCGCGCGGTCAATGGCCTGGCGCCGGACGAGCCCACCGTCGAGCGCGTGCTCGGCCTGGGGACCGAAAAGGCCTACCGCCGCGTCGACCTGCTGCGCGACCGCAAGGTGGTGCTGCGGTTGTGCGAGATCACGCGGGTCGAGCATGGATGGAGCGGTGGCGATGCCTCGGTGCGCTATCACGCGCGCAGCGGGCCGGATGCCTCGGCGCTGGCCTGGCGTTTCTTCCAGGGCCAGCGGCGCGTGCTCGTGTCTTCCTAG
- the trhA gene encoding PAQR family membrane homeostasis protein TrhA: MFPNDRRQTLGEEIANTISHGLGAAGALAAAPILIVAAARQGDAAFIAGAAVFAASMCLLYLASTIYHALPENRAKRLFNVLDHSAIYLLIAGTYTPFALGALRGPWGWTLFGLVWGLALLGVGLKASKRLNRPAISTGLYLAMGWLVIIAVKPLLERVPEGGLWWLVAGGLAYTGGVVFFVFDNRWRYAHFVWHLFVLTGTVCHFFAVLWYAA, translated from the coding sequence ATGTTCCCGAACGACCGCCGCCAGACCCTGGGCGAAGAAATCGCCAACACCATCAGCCACGGCCTGGGCGCGGCCGGCGCGCTGGCCGCCGCCCCCATCCTGATCGTCGCCGCCGCGCGCCAGGGCGACGCCGCCTTCATCGCCGGCGCGGCGGTGTTCGCCGCCAGCATGTGCCTGCTGTACCTGGCCTCCACCATCTACCACGCGCTGCCCGAAAACCGCGCCAAGCGCCTCTTCAACGTGCTCGACCACTCGGCCATCTACCTGTTGATCGCCGGCACCTATACGCCGTTCGCGCTGGGCGCGCTGCGCGGGCCGTGGGGCTGGACGCTGTTCGGGCTGGTGTGGGGGCTGGCCCTGCTGGGCGTGGGCCTGAAAGCCAGCAAGCGGCTCAACCGGCCGGCGATCTCCACCGGACTGTACCTGGCCATGGGCTGGCTGGTCATCATCGCCGTCAAGCCGCTGCTGGAACGGGTGCCCGAGGGCGGCCTGTGGTGGCTGGTGGCGGGCGGACTGGCCTACACCGGCGGCGTGGTGTTCTTCGTGTTCGACAACCGCTGGCGCTATGCGCATTTCGTCTGGCACTTGTTCGTGCTGACGGGCACGGTGTGCCATTTCTTCGCGGTGCTGTGGTACGCGGCGTAG
- a CDS encoding cold-shock protein, which yields METGIVKWFNDAKGFGFIMPENGGKDLFAHFSEIVGDGHKALVENQRVSYVTAQGAKGPHATQIRAM from the coding sequence ATGGAAACCGGAATCGTGAAGTGGTTCAACGACGCCAAGGGCTTTGGCTTCATCATGCCCGAAAATGGCGGCAAGGATCTGTTCGCGCATTTTTCTGAAATCGTCGGCGACGGCCATAAGGCTCTGGTCGAGAATCAGCGCGTCAGCTACGTCACCGCGCAAGGCGCGAAAGGCCCTCACGCAACGCAGATTCGCGCAATGTGA
- a CDS encoding sulfite exporter TauE/SafE family protein, whose amino-acid sequence MLYVTLALFGALSGVTTVLFGFGGGFVVVPVLYGVLTATHGAQDAIGQAAMHIAVATSTCVMIVNSVAATRKHQRAGNIVRAYVWPLAGFIGVGALLGAWAATRASGDVVRYAFIAYLAVTILDCLLRQGFMARHEAQAARPLGQGVTVGGGVVIGVIATFLGVGGSVMTVPLLRRRGLAMAKAAAMANPLTLPVAIVGTLAYMAAARALPAPLAPWIIGYVDLLAFAALALGSLAGIRLAAPLIPRIPDRLHARVYVALLALVLLSMALA is encoded by the coding sequence ATGTTGTATGTGACCCTGGCGCTGTTTGGCGCCCTGAGCGGCGTGACCACGGTGCTGTTCGGCTTCGGCGGCGGCTTCGTGGTGGTGCCGGTGCTGTATGGCGTGCTGACCGCCACCCACGGCGCGCAGGACGCCATCGGCCAGGCCGCGATGCACATCGCGGTGGCGACCTCGACCTGCGTGATGATCGTCAACTCGGTGGCCGCCACCCGCAAGCACCAGCGCGCCGGCAACATCGTGCGCGCCTATGTCTGGCCGCTGGCCGGCTTCATCGGCGTGGGCGCCTTGCTGGGCGCCTGGGCCGCCACCCGCGCCAGCGGCGACGTGGTGCGCTATGCCTTCATCGCCTACCTGGCCGTGACCATCCTCGACTGCCTGCTGCGCCAGGGCTTCATGGCGCGCCACGAGGCGCAGGCGGCTCGGCCGCTGGGCCAGGGCGTAACCGTGGGCGGCGGCGTGGTGATCGGCGTGATCGCCACCTTCCTGGGCGTGGGCGGCAGCGTGATGACGGTGCCGCTGCTGCGGCGGCGCGGCCTGGCCATGGCCAAGGCCGCGGCCATGGCCAATCCGCTGACGCTGCCGGTGGCCATTGTCGGCACGCTGGCCTACATGGCGGCGGCGCGCGCGCTGCCCGCGCCGCTGGCGCCGTGGATCATCGGCTACGTGGACCTGCTGGCCTTCGCGGCATTGGCGCTGGGGTCGCTGGCGGGAATCCGCCTGGCGGCGCCGCTGATCCCGCGCATCCCGGACCGGCTGCATGCGCGGGTGTACGTGGCGCTGCTGGCGCTGGTGCTGCTGAGCATGGCGCTGGCCTGA
- a CDS encoding alpha/beta fold hydrolase: MAETSQDPAFAAILDKYFAITRVPYDAFTRAFLGRCQSFSVKADGGVYKYYRRGAGPTVVLAHGIHSHLGSMVPIAEQLLDLGYEVVLFDMPAHGEAAGSGTDPVQVRDFIRKVCARVGDIHAVVSHSLGGLWALSAMHQGFRADAFVSISTPSTTRFLVEKFVQLNQLDAAVETRLCAELERRYGASLWTDYAPRHIAGALDVPGLVIHGAKDDFVPPAHAQELYDAWPGATLEIVDGAGHFEILGLAAVGKRVGAYLREVPVAAAA; the protein is encoded by the coding sequence ATGGCGGAAACCTCGCAAGATCCGGCCTTCGCCGCCATCCTCGACAAGTACTTCGCCATCACGCGGGTGCCGTATGACGCCTTCACCCGCGCGTTCCTGGGGCGCTGCCAGTCGTTCTCGGTGAAGGCCGACGGCGGCGTCTACAAGTACTACCGGCGCGGCGCCGGCCCCACCGTGGTGCTGGCGCACGGCATCCACAGCCACCTGGGCAGCATGGTGCCGATCGCCGAGCAGTTGCTGGACCTGGGCTACGAGGTGGTGCTGTTCGACATGCCGGCGCATGGCGAGGCCGCGGGCAGCGGCACCGACCCGGTGCAGGTGCGCGACTTCATCCGCAAGGTCTGCGCCCGGGTGGGCGACATCCACGCGGTGGTGAGCCATTCGCTGGGCGGGCTGTGGGCGCTGTCGGCCATGCACCAGGGGTTCCGCGCCGATGCCTTCGTCTCGATCTCGACGCCGTCCACCACGCGCTTCCTGGTCGAGAAGTTCGTCCAGCTCAACCAGCTCGACGCCGCGGTCGAGACCCGGCTCTGCGCCGAGCTGGAGCGGCGCTACGGCGCCTCGCTGTGGACCGACTATGCGCCCCGGCACATCGCCGGCGCGCTCGACGTGCCCGGCCTGGTCATCCACGGCGCCAAGGACGACTTCGTGCCGCCGGCGCATGCGCAGGAACTGTATGACGCGTGGCCCGGCGCCACGCTGGAGATCGTCGATGGCGCGGGCCACTTCGAGATCCTGGGCCTGGCCGCCGTGGGCAAGCGGGTCGGCGCCTATCTGCGGGAGGTGCCGGTGGCCGCCGCGGCATGA